Proteins from one bacterium genomic window:
- a CDS encoding transposase, which yields MRFAAKSAGDYIEYNFDICEFNVLAFAAVIMTNHFLVLLQPKFVEGDRSIGLDKVTNMIKGRSSHDISKLLGQSGTLWGRGYFDDIVNGEKSLNAGLNYLLDNPMKAKLAKNWEEYPCLWTSGMNNQIGG from the coding sequence ATTCGATTTGCCGCCAAAAGCGCGGGGGATTACATTGAATACAATTTTGACATTTGCGAATTCAATGTACTTGCATTTGCCGCGGTGATTATGACAAACCATTTTCTTGTCCTGTTGCAGCCTAAGTTCGTAGAGGGCGACAGATCGATTGGTTTGGATAAGGTAACGAACATGATCAAAGGACGATCATCGCATGATATTAGCAAGCTGCTGGGCCAATCCGGAACGCTTTGGGGACGTGGATATTTCGATGACATTGTTAACGGAGAAAAATCATTAAATGCAGGATTAAACTATTTGCTGGATAATCCCATGAAAGCCAAGCTGGCAAAGAATTGGGAAGAATATCCCTGCCTGTGGACGAGTGGAATGAACAATCAGATTGGCGGATGA